Proteins from a genomic interval of Zingiber officinale cultivar Zhangliang chromosome 2A, Zo_v1.1, whole genome shotgun sequence:
- the LOC122041286 gene encoding GEM-like protein 1, translating into MNPFGHGNKKESEAAHSADYAPYPKLTPEEVAPASVTATAMPPESNPYIVPSPAPSGKSKRDTMRDVLDKFGKRVNETAKKTEDLAGNFWQHLKTGPSITDAAMGRIAQTTKVISEGGYEKVFHQTFEILPGEKLKKSYACYLSTSSGPVMGVLYLSTAKLAFCSDNPLSYKVGDQTQWSYYKVVIPLHQLRSASPCVSKEKPGEKYVQIVLFDNHEFWFIGFVNYDSAVINLQKAVPGTPHAHV; encoded by the exons ATGAATCCCTTCGGCCACGGCAACAAGAAGGAGAGTGAGGCAGCGCACTCTGCCGACTACGCCCCCTATCCCAAGCTCACCCCGGAGGAAGTTGCGCCGGCCTCCGTCACAGCCACCGCCATGCCGCCCGAGTCCAACCCTTATATCGTCCCATCCCCCGCCCCATCCGGCAAGA GTAAGAGGGATACGATGCGCGATGTGCTCGATAAATTCGGGAAGAGGGTCAATGAAACAGCGAAGAAGACAGAGGATTTGGCCGGGAACTTTTGGCAGCATT TGAAAACTGGCCCTAGCATTACCGATGCAGCCATGGGGAGGATTGCTCAGACAACTAAAGTCATAAGTGAAGGAGGCTATGAAAAGGTATTTCATCAGACTTTTGAGATACTTCCaggagagaaactcaagaagtcatatgcatgctatttatcgACATCATCTGGCCCCGTAATGGGGGTTTTGTACCTCTCTACTGCTAAGCTTGCATTCTGCAGTGATAATCCTCTTTCTTACAAAGTTGGAGATCAGACTCAGTGGTCATACTACAAG GTTGTGATTCCTCTACATCAATTGAGATCAGCTAGTCCTTGTGTGAGCAAAGAAAAGCCAGGGGAGAAGTATGTTCAAATTGTTTTGTTCGACAACCATGAGTTCTGGTTCATTGGTTTTGTGAACTATGATAGCGCTGTAATAAATCTACAAAAAGCTGTGCCAGGTACCCCTCATGCTCATGTTTAA